A stretch of the Channa argus isolate prfri chromosome 9, Channa argus male v1.0, whole genome shotgun sequence genome encodes the following:
- the LOC137132435 gene encoding muscle M-line assembly protein unc-89-like — protein MKRAKNFHRRRIITSCRFLIKRIKSCVYSNKYELFYHEGKEGTHLSRTELINTRQLRGAFSDTEDFLDHGLVSVNRCSSRTSSVSSWTENIKPSFTKNLKFKSVLEGELVELKCKMVAYPPPTILWFHNNRSIHKGCRRRICTDSRMHMHTTSLVIESIKEKDSGSYKVMAINTEGSAESTASLLVSLREEQSANYLGFVKCSAKAHECVDTMAEQKKERKFRVDLRCVGSPFDKMSKVHQVRSRSKNALVRTVYFRSGSYSKFKESEKESKRLETASEQAPSPPPMFDRSERFNDRFSDIYCDRRTGARFSERFSDTESLHNEVRTKLNTLQKVVKQKKRLSISTMSSSEFELESVASEPSYADYVEKLRVKAASLSDVQHFHRPFDLGDSHRDFQAKTSSEDTVQPRVRHSFEPQSRTRAVQIMRGELVDTVAPQKQRKSDEKGLDNGKKLKSFVECHRDVGFMEMESEHYSAIADHKLEASKEKVELHQPEVPYSESMAYPETIRDRFLSEVVTQEDKSTAETVELYKEEGPGESLRAQYEESLEAERKECEEKLLALRIRKWQQGSRMSEEEKFPPEAVLPVLADTQYMEPSRNTYIQQEVLEKRATVETEVMPSSSHESPSIKARLVAPEAAIVSTSKTPEENAKGEDVYISPFLLTNTATIATGLEEITGGAALTQGQKFPILNTKATDVGAELSLITKAQDRLGQSTRAKSDRCLKERFLSETEAPDVTTRETVEPCEHRAEESLRTQYEKSLEAERTECEEKLLALRIRKWQQGMQTSEEETFGRETELPISVETLYMKPESYTPQLEGEESTTVDQVAMSTTQSAKIKSRVQLDKTPASSGMKRPGQLETEVLVLRAQKSPRTKTRATDTKVKSSPRTKARTQKMKTRYEHEQQLSRENISELKNESQTFSSEEEALTQRIMKWQQDVLMEQQQAVKLESDWVQSYTPFQAERTAAVGKSVANTSALESVSQSELGSSKETSQRKTDEERVFLRKSVSATSQDQQGDGLQWPPAGELPTEGRETRLQRDSEYFVSEEEALAQRILKWQQDVVEQEEVAELESEWALDEQYKQPGAGLPFESHETHPSDFPQTTLASAGVPTKAPSSFQHATDYKTPTYESPYISKHSPTYADLPHLVTVKAITVKHGTVEASSIRTCSPTQLCSVPSEGYELVSEQSESQSRPSKNLSSVKKCSPCSPQEKGFAGVRRGETAEDSIRSKQDGQMSAESPFVIVKKEETINQDKTKLSGGVIQTMEAIRKKRDASEGSCPVFMKEISSVKVKIGEMTEFTCMFKGDPLPTVTWLKDGHSLAHNPDYDITTKSNKSKLIVFYPTTNQEGRYDCVITNKHGKSICSTTLEILDKKKVRMSGDRQKVVVTEDPEKGDNEDRMIEKELQSYMDSGKGMLQVPQAVVHKHCTSDESFSSSPVEIRITAATPVPEMTEESIEEKPQAFIKKSSDVSSDKGASQTVKHKFTFSFDVVGEAPRVLTELENITCSEGHTAVLECIIKGEPTPDVAWYYDDVCLDIRSGKYRTEIEDNVYQLYINNFTYTDVGLYKCVARNRLGEVTSMSDVSFQVAEPVQFSESGCAVGDDGFTSYERITKPLIFLTEDFKKSAKNYATPIENRIIQAKDELSQIPLELSATAPKSRHGLSREPQMISGCGLQQSAALIKVSHIKKAFELDTPVASMAVPFLEEQVKETYFPEELIPPVAIPLDKQHHIIEHIITSKSDIIHAESPRGNPGSPKAVHSEIKPDLTQAVLVALKPVSPKATQPTFSVEKEHEICVIPSDVGEGAILPESHCVLKQFVEEVQESPELVRPKPQKPAYYQMEAGELEKVRKDTVHALDRTSSFIPFQSEQVLGVKPSVRLSAPAEEAVRPKRISDPLKSERQRAAERSSSIYSEAQYIGAGMEGELAEGEKHMQHDSKRVSKGCVVMPMVEHVSEEVEFASKERISMPDPSMDSGVFLSLPDSQDIGEGTEYIVTGDIVEPCTQIRGEDEMVNANVMTESNLLIVKPKVDSRVQQHGVPVHTAIQEQEGGGLDKTSAAEAGGASAVVGCMEEEEVTFGAVYAYYNPPADWGRPLSPESEMSIEIGSTVSGEIAEVAERFYTPETFTEISQPIADPFHTPKSPISFHTPSSDVSGGFITPQEHPFNPVEQKRPSTGDSSEKFFSPVQFLTSPADEGIEITSSGVNVDESQFLTKGKGSLGLPTLQEKVQGIPPAFLKPLIKKRVFENDSLTFYAEVFGLPSPEVKWFCNKAQLVADDRVKMERDGDSISLTLHNVTKADQGEYICEAMNYVGEARSVALVGVVSQEVRFLPTPPAVTHQHVMEFDVEQDDSSRSPSPQEILLEVELDEKDVKEFEKQVKIITIPEYTADNKSMIISLDVLPSIYEEGAVDFVTQEHNDLKIAFEVTEMPPRFINPICDIETPETTNVMFECSLMGIPSPIVSWFKGNKKIPHNNKKYLHSSDGDNHFLKIRKVTIQDTGVYTCRAINIVGETLCRASLLVVSAKALSGKTRGRELTAVSLGSAKVQPQKFDLMVGNTSIDGKQVSEIELEFEFEQEADESQRSVRLVANTDDELSEHGEKYISINFDVFAEPAKDDKIEFKGKSSDMCSFQFQLTETPPKCVIPLTNITAAVGTPVILQCLVTGKPNPTAMWYKDGDRVTDSRCIIQEKTAGHFNLLITNAAQSDAGEYKCLIENTAGCIETSALLKVF, from the exons ATGAAGCGGGCTAA aAATTTCCACAGACGAAGGATCATAACGTCGTGCAGGTTTCTAATAAAACGAATCAAGTCTTGCGTTTATTCGAACAAATATG AGCTGTTTTATCATGAAGGCAAAGAAGGAACCCACCTCAGCCGCACTGAGCTCATCAATACTCGACAGCTGAGAGGAGCTTTCTCTGACACTGAGGACTTCCTAGATCATGGCCTTGTTTCGGTCAATCGGTGTTCTAGCAGAACCTCGTCCGTCAGTTCGTGGACGGAGAACATCAAACCTTCTTTCACTAAAAACCTCAAGTTTAAATCAGTTCTGGAGGGGGAACTGGTcgagttaaaatgtaaaatggttgCTTACCCTCCACCAACTATCCTTTGGTTTCACAATAACAGATCTATTCATAAAGGGTGTAGACGTAGGATCTGTACTGACAGCagaatgcacatgcacactacCAGTCTAGTTATTGAAAGTATCAAAGAGAAAGACTCAGGCAGTTATAAGGTAATGGCAATAAACACAGAGGGTTCTGCTGAGTCCACAGCATCTCTTCTGGTGTCTCTGAGGGAAGAGCAATCTGCTAACTACCTTGGTTTTGTTAAGTGTTCTGCCAAAGCCCATGAATGTGTAGACACCATGGCAGAGCAGAAGAAAGAGCGAAAATTCAGAGTTGACCTCAGGTGTGTAGGATCTCCGTTTGACAAAATGTCCAAAGTCCATCAGGTGAGATCTCGATCTAAAAATGCTCTGGTGCGTACCGTGTACTTTAGGTCTGGTTCCTATTCAAAATTTAAAGAGTCAGAAAAAGAGTCAAAACGTTTGGAGACCGCTTCAGAACAGGCCCCATCCCCTCCCCCCATGTTTGACAGGTCAGAGCGCTTTAATGACAGATTCAGCGATATCTACTGTGATCGACGCACAGGTGCCAGGTTCAGTGAGAGGTTTAGTGACACTGAGAGCCTTCACAATGAGGTAAGAACCAAACTTAACACACTCCAAAAAGTTGTCAAACAGAAGAAGAGGCTTTCTATCTCTACCATGTCCTCCTCTGAGTTTGAGTTAGAGTCAGTTGCTAGCGAGCCAAGCTATGCAGATTATGTGGAGAAGCTCAGGGTCAAGGCTGCCTCTCTGTCTGATGTTCAACATTTCCATCGACCTTTTGATCTGGGGGACAGCCATAGGGACTTTCAAGCTAAAACATCAAGTGAAGACACCGTTCAGCCACGTGTGAGGCATTCATTTGAGCCTCAGTCAAGAACCAGGGCTGTTCAGATCATGAGGGGTGAATTGGTTGATACTGTGGCACCccaaaaacaaaggaaatcaGATGAAAAAGGATTGGATAATGGCAAAAAATTGAAGAGTTTTGTTGAATGTCATAGAGATGTTGGATTCATGGAGATGGAAAGTGAACATTATAGTGCGATTGCAGACCACAAGTTGGAGGCTTCAAAGGAAAAAGTTGAGCTACATCAACCAGAAGTCCCGTATTCTGAATCCATGGCATACCCTGAAACTATTAGGGACAGGTTTCTTAGTGAAGTAGTTACACAAGAAGACAAATCAACAGCAGAAACAGTTGAGTTATATAAAGAGGAAGGTCCAGGGGAGTCCTTGAGAGCTCAGTATGAGGAGAGCCTGGAAGCTGAACGGAAAGAGTGTGAGGAAAAACTCCTTGCCCTGCGGATCAGAAAATGGCAGCAAGGGAGTAGGATGTCAGAAGAAGAGAAGTTTCCCCCAGAAGCTGTTTTGCCTGTGCTAGCAGACACACAGTACATGGAGCCTTCTAGGAACACTTACATCCAGCAGGAGGTGTTGGAAAAAAGAGCAACTGTAGAAACTGAGGTCATGCCCTCCTCCTCCCATGAATCACCCAGTATAAAGGCAAGGTTGGTAGCTCCAGAAGCTGCAATAGTGTCAACATCCAAAACACCTGAAGAAAACGCCAAAGGAGAAGATGTGTATATCTCTCCTTTCTTGCTTACAAATACAGCCACAATAGCTACTGGATTAGAAGAAATTACAGGTGGGGCAGCACTCACGCAGGGACAGAAATTCCCTATATTAAATACCAAAGCAACAGACGTTGGAGCAGAGTTGTCACTTATTACAAAAGCACAAGACAGACTTGGACAGTCCACCCGGGCAAAGTCAGATAGGTGTTTAAAAGAGAGGTTTCTGAGTGAGACTGAAGCACCTGATGTTACAACAAGAGAAACTGTTGAGCCATGTGAGCATCGTGCAGAGGAGTCTTTGAGGACTCAGTATGAGAAGAGCCTTGAAGCAGAACGGACGGAGTGTGAGGAAAAACTCCTTGCCCTGCGGATCAGAAAATGGCAGCAAGGCATGCAAACGTCAGAAGAGGAAACATTCGGCCGTGAAACTGAACTGCCCATTTCAGTAGAGACACTGTACATGAAGCCAGAGAGTTACACCCCCCAGCTGGAGGGGGAGGAAAGTACAACTGTAGACCAAGTTGCCATGTCAACAACTCAgtcagctaaaataaaaagtagagtACAACTAGATAAAAcacctgcctcttctggaatgAAAAGACCAGGACAATTGGAAACTGAGGTGTTAGTTCTTAGAGCACAAAAATCTCccagaacaaaaacaagagcAACAGACACTAAAGTCAAGTCATCACCTAGAACAAAAGCTAGAACACAAAAGATGAAGACAAGATATGAGCATGAACAGCAACTGTCAAGGGAGAACATCTCTGAGCTGAAGAATGAGAGtcagacattttccagtgaAGAGGAGGCTTTGACTCAGCGAATAATGAAATGGCAGCAGGATGTTTTGATGGAACAGCAGCAAGCTGTAAAGCTAGAGTCTGATTGGGTGCAGAGTTACACACCCTTTCAGGCAGAGAGGACTGCTGCGGTTGGTAAAAGTGTTGCAAATACTTCTGCTTTAGAATCAGTCTCACAATCTGAACTGGGTAGCAGCAAGGAGACTTCTCAGAGAAAAACTGATGAAGAAAGGGTATTTTTGAGAAAGTCAGTTTCTGCAACTTCTCAAGATCAGCAGGGTGATGGATTGCAGTGGCCCCCTGCTGGTGAGCTGCCAACAGAGGGACGTGAGACCAGGTTGCAGAGGGACAGTGAGTACTTTGTAAGTGAGGAGGAAGCATTGGCCCAGCGCATCCTAAAATGGCAGCAAGATGTGGTTGAACAAGAGGAAGTTGCTGAACTTGAATCTGAATGGGCTTTGGACGAACAATACAAACAACCAGGCGCTGGGTTGCCATTTGAGTCCCATGAAACCCACCCAAGTGACTTTCCACAGACAACACTTGCTAGTGCTGGTGTACCAACAAAAGCACCTTCATCTTTTCAACATGCTACTGACTACAAAACTCCTACATATGAGTCTCCTTACATATCGAAGCATTCTCCTACATATGCTGACTTACCGCATCTTGTCACTGTAAAGGCTATTACCGTAAAACATGGAACTGTTGAAGCTTCCTCAATTAGGACATGCTCTCCCACCCAGCTTTGTAGTGTCCCCTCTGAGGGATATGAACTTGTCTCTGAACAGAGTGAAAGCCAGTCTAGGCCTTCCAAAAACCTTTCCTCAGTCAAGAAATGTTCACCATGTAGTCCACAGGAGAAGGGTTTTGCAGGTGTGAGAAGAGGGGAAACAGCAGAAGATTCAATACGGTCCAAGCAGGATGGTCAAATGAGTGCAGAAAGCCCCTTTGTAATTGTAAAGAAGGAGGAGACGATAAATCAAGATAAGACAAAGTTGAGTGGAGGAGTTATCCAAACTATGGAAGCTAttaggaaaaaaagagatgcaAGTGAAGGCTCTTGTCCAGTATTTATGAAAGAAATATCTtcagttaaagtaaaaattgGAGAGATGACAGAGTTTACCTGCATGTTCAAGGGTGACCCTTTGCCCACAGTCACCTGGCTCAAAGATGGCCACTCACTGGCCCACAATCCTGACTACGATATCACCACCAAATCTAACAAATCAAAGCTCATTGTCTTTTATCCAACCACAAACCAAGAAGGGAGATATGACTGTGTCATAACCAATAAGCATGGCAAATCCATCTGCAGCACCACTCTGGAAATTCTAGACAAAAAGAAGGTGAGGATGTCCGGGGACAGACAGAAGGTGGTAGTTACAGAGGACCCAGAGAAGGGCGACAACGAAGACAGAATGATAGAAAAAGAACTTCAGTCCTATATGGACTCAGGGAAAGGAATGCTACAGGTGCCTCAGGCAGTGGTCCACAAACATTGCACCTCAGATGAGTCTTTCAGCTCCTCACCTGTAGAAATTAGAATCACTGCTGCCACCCCTGTCCCTGAGATGACAGAAGAAAGTATTGAAGAAAAACCTCAGGCTTTTATAAAGAAATCTTCAGATGTATCAAGCGATAAGGGGGCCTCTCAGACTGtcaaacacaaatttacattCTCTTTTGATGTTGTTGGTGAAGCTCCTCGTGTCCTAACTGAATTAGAGAATATCACCTGTTCCGAGGGCCACACTGCTGTGTTAGAGTGCATAATCAAAGGTGAACCTACCCCAGATGTTGCATGGTATTATGATGACGTTTGTCTCGATATCAGATCTGGGAAATACAGAACAGAGATAGAAGATAACGTGTACCAGCTGTATATTAACAATTTTACATACACTGATGTTGGATTGTACAAATGTGTTGCTAGAAATAGGCTCGGGGAGGTTACAAGCATGTCCGATGTCTCCTTTCAAGTTGCAGAGCCTGTTCAATTTTCAGAAAGTGGTTGTGCTGTTGGGGATGATGGTTTTACTTCATATGAAAGAATAACAAAGCCTCTTATTTTCTTAACTGAGGATTTCAAGAAATCTGCCAAAAATTATGCAACTCCTATTGAGAACAGAATCATTCAGGCAAAAGATGAACTTTCACAAATCCCATTGGAGTTGTCTGCCACAGCTCCAAAATCCAGGCATGGACTCTCTAGAGAGCCTCAAATGATATCTGGGTGTGGTTTGCAACAGTCAGCTGCTCTGATTAAAGTTTCCcatattaaaaaagcttttGAGTTAGATACACCAGTTGCTTCAATGGCAGTCCCCTTTCTTGAGGAACAAGTAAAAGAAACATATTTCCCTGAAGAGTTAATACCTCCCGTTGCTATTCCCCTTGACAAGCAACACCACATAATTGAACACATAATTACATCCAAATCTGACATTATTCATGCAGAAAGTCCCAGAGGGAATCCAGGTTCTCCTAAAGCTgtacacagtgaaataaaaccTGATTTGACACAAGCTGTCCTTGTAGCTCTTAAACCTGTCTCACCCAAGGCCACCCAGCCTACCTTTTCTGTTGAGAAAGAACATGAGATCTGTGTGATACCTAGTGATGTTGGGGAGGGAGCCATTTTACCAGAAAGTCATTGTGTACTTAAGCAGTTTGTAGAGGAAGTGCAGGAGTCCCCAGAGCTGGTCAGGCCTAAGCCACAGAAACCTGCTTATTATCAAATGGAGGCAGGTGAATTGGAAAAAGTGCGGAAGGATACTGTGCATGCACTTGACAGAACTAGCAGCTTTATACCTTTTCAGTCTGAGCAAGTCCTCGGAGTAAAACCATCTGTCAGGTTATCTGCTCCAGCTGAAGAAGCTGTTAGGCCTAAAAGAATTTCAGATCCTCTCAAATCTGAGAGACAACGTGCAGCTGAAAGATCATCTTCTATTTACAGTGAAGCTCAATACATTGGGGCTGGTATGGAAGGGGAGTTggcagaaggagaaaaacatatGCAGCATGATTCTAAAAGAGTTAGTAAAGGCTGTGTTGTTATGCCCATGGTGGAGCATGTGAGTGAGGAGGTTGAATTTGCCAGTAAGGAGAGGATTTCAATGCCAGACCCCTCTATGGATAGTGGTGTTTTCCTTAGTTTGCCAGACTCCCAGGACATTGGAGAAGGAACAGAATATATTGTCACTGGTGATATTGTTGAACCTTGTACTCAAATCAGGGGTGAAGATGAGATGGTTAATGCCAATGTGATGACAGAATCTAACTTGCTTATTGTCAAGCCTAAAGTAGATAGCAGAGTTCAGCAACACGGTGTTCCTGTGCATACTGCTATACAGGAACAGGAAGGAGGTGGTTTGGATAAGACCTCAGCAGCTGAAGCTGGGGGAGCATCAGCAGTAGTTGGCTgtatggaggaggaagaggtcACCTTTGGTGCTGTGTATGCTTACTACAACCCTCCAGCAGACTGGGGAAGGCCACTATCCCCAGAATCTGAGATGTCTATAGAAATTGGCAGCACGGTGAGTGGAGAGATAGCAGAGGTAGCTGAGAGGTTCTACACTCCAGAAACATTTACAGAGATCTCACAGCCAATTGCAGATCCATTCCACACTCCAAAGTCTCCTATATCCTTCCATACTCCCAGTTCTGATGTATCTGGTGGATTTATAACCCCACAAGAACATCCCTTCAACCCTGTAGAACAAAAGAGACCCTCCACAGGAGACTCCAGCGAGAAGTTCTTTTCACCAGTTCAGTTCTTGACCTCTCCTGCTGATGAGGGCATTGAAATAACATCTTCTGGAGTAAATGTGGATGAGAGTCAGTTCCTCACCAAAGGCAAAGGGTCCTTAGGTCTGCCAACCCTTCAAGAGAAAGTGCAGGGAATTCCCCCTGCCTTCCTCAAACCTCTTATCAAGAAAAGAGTGTTTGAAAATGACTCGCTAACATTTTACGCTGAGGTGTTTGGCCTACCCTCTCCTGAGGTAAAGTGGTTCTGCAACAAAGCCCAACTAGTGGCAGATGACAGAGTGAAAATGGAGAGAGATGGGGATAGCATCTCGCTAACACTTCACAATGTCACTAAAGCTGACCAGGGTGAGTATATCTGTGAGGCCATGAACTATGTTGGGGAAGCGAGAAGTGTTGCTTTAGTAGGGGTTGTATCACAGGAAGTGAGGTTCCTGCCTACCCCACCAGCTGTCACCCACCAGCATGTTATGGAGTTTGATGTGGAGCAAGATGACTCCTCTCGTTCACCATCCCCTCAGGAAATTCTGCTTGAAGTAGAATTAGATGAAAAAGACGTGAAAGAATTTGAGAAACAGGTTAAAATCATCACTATTCCTGAGTACACGGCTGATAACAAGAGCATGATCATATCGTTGGATGTGTTACCAAGTATATATGAAGAGGGTGCTGTGGATTTTGTCACCCAGGAACATAATGATTTGAAAATAGCGTTCGAGGTCACTGAGATGCCTCCAAGGTTCATCAACCCTATCTGTGACATTGAAACACCAGAGACTACCAATGTCATGTTTGAGTGCTCTCTGATGGGAATTCCATCTCCCATTGTGTCCTGGTTCAAAGGTAACAAGAAAATCCCtcataataacaaaaaatatttgcattcatCGGATGGAGACAATCACTTTTTAAAGATCAGAAAAGTCACAATACAGGACACAGGAGTGTATACATGTAGGGCTATTAACATTGTTGGTGAGACTTTGTGTAGGGCCTCCCTGCTTGTGGTAAGTGCAAAGGCTTTATCAGGTAAAACCAGAGGAAGGGAGCTTACTGCTGTGTCTCTTGGAAGTGCCAAAGTCCAGCCACAGAAGTTTGATTTGATGGTTGGCAACACATCAATTGATGGCAAACAGGTGTCGGAAATTGAGCTTGAGTTTGAGTTTGAGCAAGAGGCAGATGAGTCACAGCGATCAGTCAGGCTTGTGGCAAACACTGACGATGAGTTGAGTGAACATGGAGAGAAATACATTAGCATTAACTTTGATGTATTTGCTGAGCCAGCAAAAGATGATAAGATCGAGTTTAAAGGGAAGTCCTCAGACATGTGTAGCTTCCAGTTCCAGCTGACTGAGACACCCCCTAAATGTGTTATTCCATTGACTAACATCACAGCAGCAGTAGGGACGCCAGTTATCCTACAGTGTCTGGTTACTGGTAAGCCAAATCCCACTGCTATGTGGTACAAAGATGGAGACCGTGTTACAGACAGTAGGTGTATAATCCAGGAGAAGACTGCAGGTCATTTCAATCTGCTCATCACTAATGCTGCCCAGAGTGATGCAGGTGAATACAAGTGCCTAATCGAAAACACAGCCGGTTGCATTGAAACTTCAGCACTGCTGAAGGTGTTTTAG